From one Microlunatus sp. Gsoil 973 genomic stretch:
- a CDS encoding (Fe-S)-binding protein yields MDWAKDLDFDVRVVGEDVEDLTEVEYLFWVGCAGAYEDRAKKTTQAVAELLNTAGVSFAVLGNGETCTGDPARRSGNEFVFQQLALENAETLREAKAHKVVVTCAHCLNTLRNEYPQVGVDLEVVHHTQLLNRLVREGRLTPVAPPAGSVGGRTITYHDPCFLGRHNQVYDPPRDLLASIPGSTYTEMPRNRERSFCCGAGGARMWMEERIGTRINLARTDEALAALNGHATPGAADQNRAAIATGCPFCRVMLSDGLTARQADGLAAETVEVLDVAQLLLESVRRSDVRP; encoded by the coding sequence ATGGACTGGGCCAAGGACCTGGATTTCGACGTCAGGGTCGTCGGTGAGGACGTCGAGGATCTGACCGAGGTCGAGTACCTGTTCTGGGTCGGTTGTGCGGGAGCGTACGAGGACCGTGCGAAGAAGACCACCCAGGCTGTCGCCGAACTGCTGAACACTGCCGGGGTTTCGTTCGCGGTGTTGGGAAACGGTGAGACCTGCACCGGCGATCCTGCGCGGCGGTCCGGGAACGAGTTCGTCTTCCAGCAACTCGCATTGGAGAACGCCGAGACCCTCAGGGAGGCCAAGGCCCACAAGGTGGTGGTCACCTGCGCGCACTGCCTGAATACGCTGCGGAACGAATACCCGCAGGTCGGGGTCGATCTTGAGGTGGTGCACCACACCCAGCTGCTGAACCGACTGGTGCGGGAGGGACGGCTGACACCGGTGGCACCGCCGGCCGGATCGGTGGGCGGCCGGACGATCACCTATCACGATCCCTGCTTCCTCGGACGGCACAACCAGGTCTACGACCCGCCCCGGGATCTGCTGGCAAGTATCCCCGGTTCCACCTACACCGAGATGCCGCGGAACCGCGAGCGGTCCTTCTGCTGCGGCGCCGGCGGTGCCCGGATGTGGATGGAGGAGAGGATCGGCACCCGGATCAACCTGGCCAGGACCGACGAGGCGTTGGCGGCCCTCAACGGCCACGCCACACCGGGGGCAGCGGACCAGAACCGGGCGGCGATCGCCACCGGTTGTCCCTTCTGCCGGGTGATGCTCTCCGACGGGTTGACCGCCCGACAGGCGGACGGCCTGGCGGCCGAGACGGTGGAGGTGCTCGACGTCGCGCAGCTGCTGCTGGAGTCGGTCCGCCGTAGCGACGTCCGCCCTTGA
- a CDS encoding lactate racemase domain-containing protein, whose protein sequence is MDTATRTPAAFIGSSDRSLTPEETTAFITEQLAGQPLDGRDVLVIVPDSTRSCPLQLLMDTVYGALVGRVRRLRVLIALGTHPKMSQQQLEAMFEVGPDGLARRYPEASIDNHAWWEPSELISIGTIPAARVEDLSEGRLSLDVEVTVNRAVVEADDVLILGPVFPHEVVGFSGGTKYLFPGVSGQQMIDASHWLGALISSAAIIGTPGITPVRAMINEAASMIPGNLLACCVVVRSGSHDLYGVAVGDVHSAWEKASALSANTHIRYLERPVKRVISIIPDRYDEIWVAAKGMYKVEPIVADGGEVIIFAPHLSVVSHTHGAAIAEIGYHCRDYFAKQWDQFKDHPWGVLAHSTHLRGAGTWSPQDGERDRVTVTLATAISEQETRSLALDYRSPGSIDITAAREDPDTLVVDNAGEILFRLGEPPTFG, encoded by the coding sequence GTGGACACCGCGACCAGGACGCCTGCCGCCTTCATCGGATCCTCCGACCGTTCGTTGACCCCCGAGGAGACGACGGCCTTCATCACCGAGCAACTGGCCGGCCAGCCGCTGGACGGGCGGGACGTGCTGGTGATCGTTCCGGACAGCACCCGGTCGTGCCCACTGCAGTTGTTGATGGACACCGTGTACGGGGCACTGGTCGGCCGGGTCCGCCGGCTCCGCGTGTTGATCGCCCTGGGCACCCACCCGAAGATGTCGCAGCAACAGCTCGAGGCGATGTTCGAGGTGGGGCCCGATGGCCTGGCCCGGCGGTATCCCGAGGCGAGCATCGACAATCACGCCTGGTGGGAGCCTTCGGAGCTGATCAGCATCGGGACGATCCCGGCTGCCCGGGTGGAGGACCTGTCCGAGGGGCGACTCAGCCTCGACGTCGAGGTCACGGTGAATCGGGCGGTCGTCGAGGCCGACGACGTGCTGATCCTCGGACCGGTGTTCCCGCATGAGGTGGTCGGCTTCTCCGGCGGCACCAAGTATCTCTTCCCCGGCGTTTCCGGCCAGCAGATGATCGACGCATCGCACTGGCTCGGCGCGTTGATCAGCAGTGCGGCGATCATCGGCACTCCCGGCATCACACCGGTACGGGCGATGATCAACGAGGCGGCCTCGATGATTCCCGGCAACCTGCTCGCCTGCTGCGTCGTGGTCAGATCCGGGAGCCACGATCTCTACGGTGTCGCCGTCGGCGACGTGCACAGTGCCTGGGAGAAGGCGTCCGCGCTGTCGGCCAACACCCACATCCGCTATTTGGAGCGACCGGTCAAGCGCGTGATCTCGATCATTCCCGACCGGTACGACGAGATCTGGGTGGCAGCCAAGGGCATGTACAAGGTCGAGCCGATCGTGGCCGACGGCGGCGAGGTGATCATCTTTGCACCGCATCTCTCGGTGGTCAGCCATACCCACGGAGCAGCGATCGCCGAGATCGGCTATCACTGCCGGGACTACTTCGCCAAGCAGTGGGACCAGTTCAAGGACCATCCCTGGGGGGTGCTGGCTCACTCCACGCATCTGCGCGGCGCCGGCACCTGGTCGCCGCAGGACGGCGAACGGGATCGCGTCACTGTGACACTGGCGACTGCGATCAGCGAGCAGGAGACCCGATCGCTGGCGCTGGACTATCGCTCACCCGGGTCGATCGACATCACGGCCGCCCGGGAGGATCCGGACACCCTTGTGGTGGACAACGCCGGCGAGATCCTGTTCCGACTCGGTGAGCCTCCGACATTCGGGTAG
- a CDS encoding ABC transporter permease produces the protein MNFFSYLLDPSHWSGSDGLGLHVAQHLLYSLIAVAIAALIGIPIGMLIGHTRRGNFLVIALANSFRAIPTFGLLILVVLLTDTSWIPVVCVLGVLALPPLLTSTATGILQADQQAVHAARAMGMSPGQVLGRVEMPLATPLVISGLRSATLQVIATATVGAYVPGFGGLGRPIMDGLRNGDYGQVLAGAILVAGLAILLDLVLSLIGRVTGRHLRFKPPRSAVVETTS, from the coding sequence GTGAACTTCTTCTCCTATCTTCTCGACCCGTCGCATTGGAGCGGTTCCGACGGGCTCGGTCTGCATGTCGCCCAGCATCTGCTCTACAGCCTGATCGCCGTGGCGATCGCTGCGCTGATCGGCATTCCGATCGGCATGCTGATCGGGCACACCCGGCGTGGCAACTTCCTGGTGATCGCCCTGGCCAACTCCTTCCGGGCGATTCCCACCTTCGGCTTGTTGATCTTGGTCGTGCTGCTCACCGACACCAGTTGGATCCCGGTGGTCTGTGTGCTGGGCGTGCTGGCGCTTCCGCCGTTGCTGACGAGTACGGCGACCGGCATCCTGCAGGCTGATCAGCAGGCCGTGCACGCTGCGCGGGCGATGGGCATGTCGCCCGGCCAGGTGCTCGGCCGGGTCGAGATGCCGTTGGCCACCCCGCTGGTGATCTCGGGTCTGCGCAGTGCCACCCTGCAGGTGATCGCCACTGCGACCGTCGGTGCCTATGTGCCGGGATTCGGCGGGCTGGGTCGGCCGATCATGGACGGCTTGCGCAACGGTGACTACGGCCAGGTACTCGCCGGAGCGATCCTCGTCGCGGGGCTGGCGATCCTGCTTGATCTTGTGCTCAGCCTCATCGGTCGGGTGACCGGCCGGCACCTGCGCTTCAAGCCGCCGCGTTCGGCGGTGGTCGAGACAACATCCTGA
- a CDS encoding ABC transporter ATP-binding protein, with translation MIEFDSVSKTYRDGTTAVHDLSLVIPSNKITVIVGPSGCGKTTTLRMINRMLEPTKGEIRWDDRPLRTIRRTQLRREMGYVIQSGGLFPHRTIAENIQTVPHLLGWKKARSQERALELLEMVGLEPRLANRYPSQLSGGQQQRVGVARALAADPVVMLLDEPFSAVDPVVRADLHEQFLEIQRQVGKTIVLITHDIDEAIKLGDQIAIMRVGGVLAQVGSPQQLLEEPVDDFVAAFVGKDRGYRGLSFTSASGLLLGSVQLARDPASARRDAPVLVIDENAHPLGWADRNRPGKIQMLGTTFQPDSDTMRMALDSALNSPAGLAVAVEGNGRFAGVVTASEILDQVRHLKASVADAIAARAEADAAREEAEAARREAESVRAEASRIAADANAEAEEAGRIEAAIKAAEEKEAQARAAEEEAAAKEAASTPKPTVRADQPAEDWSWDAVEESGTHDR, from the coding sequence GTGATCGAGTTCGATTCGGTGTCCAAGACGTACCGCGACGGCACGACCGCGGTGCACGATCTCAGCCTGGTCATTCCGTCGAACAAGATCACCGTCATCGTCGGCCCGTCGGGCTGCGGCAAGACCACCACCCTGCGGATGATCAACCGGATGCTGGAACCCACCAAGGGCGAGATCAGGTGGGACGACAGGCCGCTGCGCACCATCCGCAGGACCCAGCTCCGCCGGGAGATGGGTTATGTGATCCAGAGCGGTGGACTGTTCCCGCACCGCACCATCGCGGAGAACATCCAGACGGTTCCGCACTTGCTCGGCTGGAAGAAGGCCAGGAGCCAGGAACGCGCCCTGGAGCTGCTGGAGATGGTCGGCCTCGAACCGCGGCTGGCCAACCGGTATCCGAGCCAACTGTCCGGAGGACAACAGCAGCGGGTCGGCGTCGCCAGGGCGCTGGCCGCCGATCCGGTGGTGATGTTGCTGGACGAGCCGTTCTCCGCCGTCGACCCGGTGGTCCGTGCCGATCTTCACGAGCAGTTCCTGGAGATCCAACGGCAGGTCGGCAAGACCATCGTGCTGATCACCCACGACATCGACGAGGCGATCAAGCTCGGCGACCAGATCGCGATCATGCGAGTGGGCGGTGTCCTGGCCCAAGTGGGAAGTCCGCAGCAGTTGCTCGAGGAGCCTGTCGACGATTTCGTCGCCGCCTTCGTCGGCAAGGACCGCGGTTACCGCGGGTTGAGCTTCACCTCCGCGTCCGGTCTGCTGTTGGGTAGCGTGCAACTGGCCCGCGACCCGGCCTCGGCACGTCGTGACGCGCCGGTGCTGGTGATCGACGAGAACGCCCACCCGCTGGGCTGGGCCGATCGCAACCGGCCGGGCAAGATCCAGATGCTCGGTACCACTTTCCAGCCGGACAGCGACACCATGCGGATGGCGCTGGACTCCGCCCTGAACTCACCGGCCGGGCTGGCAGTCGCGGTGGAAGGGAACGGCCGCTTCGCCGGGGTGGTGACCGCCAGCGAGATCCTTGATCAGGTACGTCACCTCAAGGCCTCGGTGGCCGATGCGATCGCGGCCCGCGCCGAGGCCGATGCCGCCCGCGAGGAGGCCGAAGCTGCCCGGCGGGAGGCCGAGAGCGTACGGGCCGAGGCATCGCGGATCGCGGCTGACGCCAACGCGGAGGCCGAAGAGGCCGGCCGTATCGAAGCCGCGATCAAGGCCGCCGAGGAGAAGGAGGCCCAGGCCAGGGCGGCCGAGGAGGAGGCCGCAGCCAAGGAGGCTGCGAGCACGCCGAAGCCGACCGTCCGCGCCGACCAGCCGGCCGAGGACTGGTCCTGGGACGCGGTTGAGGAGTCGGGGACCCACGACCGATGA
- a CDS encoding DUF1203 domain-containing protein — translation MTTSSSTAPTDASPAQGRTAQPVPSRRPRAIPEEHLAQLRSRDDAGNAMRPFVATPDGLPIDSVGSPLRCCLRSIRGGERVALVSYAPLRRWAARTGADPGAYDEVGPIFIHADPCPGPSDTSYPFARPGALRTIRRYDSRGHIVGGQQFRIPEDAQDGFARVLDHAFGDPRVVLVHVRALEYGCFQFEVRR, via the coding sequence ATGACCACATCATCTTCGACCGCACCGACCGACGCATCCCCTGCTCAAGGCCGGACCGCTCAGCCGGTGCCATCCCGTCGCCCGCGGGCGATCCCGGAGGAACACCTGGCCCAGCTCCGGAGCCGCGACGATGCCGGCAACGCTATGCGGCCGTTCGTGGCGACCCCCGACGGGCTGCCGATCGACAGTGTCGGAAGCCCGCTGCGGTGTTGTCTGCGGTCGATCCGCGGAGGGGAGCGCGTCGCCCTGGTCTCCTACGCTCCCCTGCGCCGGTGGGCAGCACGGACGGGAGCCGATCCCGGCGCCTACGACGAGGTCGGGCCGATCTTCATCCACGCCGATCCGTGCCCCGGCCCGTCCGACACGAGCTATCCCTTCGCCCGGCCGGGCGCCCTGCGAACCATCCGACGCTATGACAGCCGCGGCCACATCGTCGGAGGTCAGCAGTTCCGCATCCCCGAGGATGCCCAGGACGGCTTTGCGCGCGTCCTGGACCACGCGTTCGGTGATCCTCGGGTCGTGCTGGTCCACGTCCGCGCGCTGGAGTACGGCTGCTTCCAGTTCGAGGTGCGCCGCTGA
- a CDS encoding DUF4097 family beta strand repeat-containing protein — MSTRNFIFHDITAVAVRNLGSGEVRLLESSDETVQGVVESDENLLDRIELTESEGRLLVAFPQNHHAEVNLEISMPTGLAFEATTGSADVSAEVGLAATRITTGSGDVSLDSVTDVQITTGSGDVSIQTVTGSAGQITSGSGDISIGGTGAAVQARSASGDVSIGELTGALRANTASGDINVGRTTGSVESRSSSGDINVAVAESLPAWLDLKSVSGEVLIGLEAGNQPDEGDPYVSIRANTASGDISVSRA; from the coding sequence ATGAGCACGCGCAACTTCATCTTCCATGACATCACCGCGGTTGCCGTGCGCAACCTGGGCAGCGGCGAGGTCCGACTGCTCGAGTCGTCCGACGAAACCGTCCAGGGCGTCGTCGAGTCCGACGAGAACCTGCTGGACCGGATCGAGCTGACCGAGTCCGAAGGCAGGCTGCTCGTCGCCTTCCCGCAGAACCACCATGCCGAGGTCAACCTTGAGATCTCGATGCCCACGGGGCTCGCATTCGAGGCGACCACCGGCTCGGCCGATGTGTCCGCCGAGGTCGGGCTGGCCGCCACCCGGATCACCACCGGCTCCGGTGACGTCTCCTTGGACTCGGTGACCGATGTCCAGATCACCACCGGCTCCGGCGACGTGAGCATCCAGACCGTGACCGGCAGCGCAGGCCAGATCACCAGCGGCTCCGGCGACATCTCGATCGGCGGAACGGGTGCAGCGGTCCAGGCCCGGTCCGCCTCCGGTGACGTGAGCATCGGCGAGCTGACCGGGGCGTTGCGCGCCAACACTGCCTCGGGCGACATCAACGTCGGACGCACCACCGGCTCGGTCGAGAGCCGCAGCTCCTCGGGAGACATCAACGTCGCCGTTGCAGAGTCCCTGCCGGCCTGGCTCGATCTCAAGTCGGTCTCGGGTGAGGTGCTGATCGGTCTGGAGGCCGGCAACCAGCCCGACGAGGGCGACCCCTACGTGAGCATCCGCGCCAACACGGCCAGCGGGGACATCTCGGTCTCCCGAGCCTGA
- the dcd gene encoding dCTP deaminase produces the protein MLLSDRDIKAEVESGQIALDPYEPGMIQPASIDIRLDRFFRVFENHRYPHIDPAEDQAELTRMVEPTGDDPFILHPGEFVLGSTFEVITLGDAIAARLEGKSSLGRLGLLTHSTAGFIDPGFSGHVTLELSNVATLPIKLWPGMKIGQFCFFRLSSPAEQPYGSASYGSRYQDQRGPTPSRSSVNFHRTKV, from the coding sequence ATGCTGCTTTCGGACCGCGATATCAAGGCCGAGGTCGAGTCGGGCCAGATCGCGCTCGACCCGTACGAACCGGGGATGATCCAGCCGGCCAGTATCGACATTCGCCTGGACCGGTTCTTCCGGGTCTTCGAGAACCATCGCTACCCGCACATCGATCCCGCCGAGGATCAGGCCGAACTGACCAGGATGGTGGAGCCGACCGGCGACGACCCGTTCATCCTGCATCCGGGAGAGTTCGTGCTGGGCTCGACGTTCGAGGTGATCACGCTGGGGGATGCCATCGCGGCCCGGTTGGAGGGCAAGTCATCCCTCGGGCGGCTCGGCCTGCTGACCCATTCGACGGCCGGCTTCATCGACCCAGGGTTCTCCGGGCACGTCACTTTGGAGTTGTCCAATGTCGCGACCTTGCCGATCAAGCTCTGGCCCGGGATGAAGATCGGCCAGTTCTGTTTCTTCCGGCTGTCCTCGCCGGCGGAGCAGCCGTACGGATCGGCGTCGTACGGCTCCCGTTATCAGGACCAGCGCGGCCCGACCCCCAGCCGGTCGAGTGTGAACTTCCACCGGACGAAGGTCTGA
- a CDS encoding DUF1905 domain-containing protein, producing MKISGEVIVWRGPAPFYFLPVPAEESLDIRELANELTYGWGVIPVTVRLGRTEWTTSLFPKDGRYLVPLKDRVRKAEGVGEGDTVTVDLSLGR from the coding sequence ATGAAGATCAGCGGCGAAGTGATCGTCTGGCGCGGACCGGCGCCGTTCTATTTCCTGCCGGTGCCGGCCGAGGAAAGTCTGGACATCCGCGAACTGGCCAACGAGCTCACCTACGGTTGGGGCGTGATCCCGGTGACCGTACGTCTCGGCCGGACCGAATGGACCACCTCGTTGTTCCCCAAGGACGGCCGCTATCTGGTGCCGTTGAAGGACAGGGTCCGCAAGGCCGAAGGTGTCGGGGAGGGAGACACCGTGACGGTCGACCTGTCCCTGGGCCGTTAG
- a CDS encoding ABC transporter permease: MNWRWIAENYGMIGTALGQHLVLALIPVLAAFVLSIPIGYLVFRTRSVANAILAIFGAIYSIPSLALFVVLPLALGTKILNPLNVIVALTIYTTALLSRSVVDGLRDVPADVKQSADAIGYGAVRRFFGVDLPLAMPVIFAGLRVATVSNIALTSISVLIGTPSLGTLFDQGFNQGFLTPVWVGLILSIVVALAADLVILIIQRGTLPWVRRAS, translated from the coding sequence ATGAACTGGCGATGGATTGCGGAGAACTACGGCATGATCGGCACAGCGCTGGGCCAGCATCTGGTGCTGGCGCTGATTCCGGTGCTGGCTGCCTTCGTCCTGTCGATCCCGATCGGCTATCTCGTGTTCCGTACCCGATCGGTCGCCAACGCGATCCTGGCGATCTTCGGCGCTATCTACTCGATCCCGTCGCTGGCCCTCTTCGTCGTGCTTCCGCTCGCACTGGGCACCAAGATCCTCAATCCGCTGAACGTGATCGTGGCACTGACGATCTACACCACCGCGCTGTTGTCCCGCAGCGTCGTGGACGGCCTCCGTGATGTCCCCGCCGATGTGAAGCAGTCGGCGGATGCCATCGGGTACGGGGCGGTCCGGCGGTTCTTCGGAGTCGACCTGCCGTTGGCGATGCCGGTGATCTTCGCCGGTCTGCGGGTCGCCACCGTCTCCAACATCGCCCTGACCAGCATCTCGGTATTGATCGGCACCCCCTCGCTGGGAACCCTCTTCGACCAGGGCTTCAACCAGGGCTTCCTCACCCCGGTCTGGGTCGGATTGATCCTGTCGATCGTGGTGGCGCTGGCCGCGGATCTGGTGATCCTGATCATCCAGCGCGGAACGCTGCCTTGGGTCCGGAGGGCGTCGTGA
- a CDS encoding RDD family protein, with protein sequence MSSVAPISRPGGPAVGLPEGVYLASMGRRLGAYLLDAVVPHILVLLGVANLARGGPVWLTVIFWVLVMCWLLVLLWMYGKLAAGPGMRLMRLQLVGLHNGRPIGLSRALVRGVVLWLLSDVTVLLIVMVVLMWQQPRRQGWHDLAADSVVIEERPLAPPRAGEFRDPRAWFLNLIGRRTGAASRSPRPARVEGAAARPAIEAGPVPQPSPAVQGPREQPQPQHQAQQEAQQEAQQEAQQEVQQEAQQEVRNPPAAEPVGAESAVGPEPEPSASVETRVQPAATEPIQLPPPNVGWSVIMDGDREIPITRLTLFGRNPQPRPGEDDAQLIKVVDEARTVSKTHLAINVDSRGCSSPIAARPTARR encoded by the coding sequence CCGGCGGTCGGTCTGCCCGAGGGCGTCTACCTGGCGTCGATGGGACGACGGCTGGGTGCGTACCTGCTCGATGCCGTGGTGCCGCACATCCTGGTCCTGCTCGGGGTGGCCAACCTCGCTCGCGGTGGTCCGGTGTGGCTGACGGTGATCTTCTGGGTGCTGGTGATGTGTTGGCTGCTGGTGCTGCTGTGGATGTACGGGAAGCTTGCCGCCGGCCCGGGGATGCGGCTGATGCGTCTGCAACTGGTCGGGCTGCACAACGGGCGGCCGATCGGCCTGTCGCGGGCATTGGTCCGGGGCGTCGTGCTCTGGCTGCTCAGCGATGTCACCGTGCTGCTGATCGTGATGGTGGTGCTGATGTGGCAGCAGCCGCGTCGGCAGGGTTGGCACGATCTCGCCGCCGACTCGGTAGTGATCGAGGAGCGGCCGCTGGCGCCGCCGCGGGCAGGGGAGTTCCGAGACCCGCGGGCCTGGTTCCTGAACCTCATCGGCCGCCGCACAGGAGCGGCCTCCCGGTCGCCGCGGCCGGCCCGGGTCGAGGGCGCCGCGGCTCGGCCGGCGATCGAGGCCGGGCCCGTGCCGCAGCCGTCCCCGGCGGTGCAGGGACCCCGGGAACAGCCGCAACCACAGCACCAGGCCCAGCAAGAGGCCCAGCAAGAGGCCCAGCAAGAGGCCCAGCAGGAGGTCCAGCAGGAGGCCCAGCAAGAGGTCCGGAACCCGCCCGCGGCGGAGCCGGTCGGCGCCGAGTCCGCTGTCGGCCCGGAGCCCGAGCCCTCGGCCTCGGTGGAGACCAGGGTGCAACCGGCTGCCACTGAGCCGATCCAGCTGCCGCCGCCGAACGTCGGCTGGTCGGTGATCATGGACGGCGACCGAGAGATCCCGATCACCAGGCTGACGCTCTTCGGACGCAATCCTCAGCCGCGACCCGGCGAGGACGACGCGCAGTTGATCAAGGTCGTCGACGAGGCGCGGACGGTGTCCAAGACCCATCTGGCGATCAACGTCGACTCCCGGGGGTGTTCGTCACCGATCGCGGCTCGACCAACGGCTCGGCGGTGA
- a CDS encoding M23 family metallopeptidase, which translates to MRRTVVAALCVMLVLPPSACAAGPPASAHSPTAAKPSAGPTPAATSAPASPPTSAPASARSASASAPGRHPTSRVSPHTGLTPDPRNRFYTDDKSWYASPWYSGRHRIMVEYGCTPAPYYDPDPRCPDRHGFHHGVDIAMPCGTPILSGVRGRIIRPKSPGAPGPAYGSTAFRIRTPAGRDVLVGHARRVFVRPGDVVRRGELIALAGSRGAPDGCHLHLEVRRRGGGVAEAVNPMRLAALRT; encoded by the coding sequence GTGCGACGGACCGTGGTTGCAGCACTCTGCGTGATGCTCGTGCTGCCGCCGTCCGCCTGCGCCGCCGGACCGCCGGCCTCGGCGCACAGCCCGACCGCTGCGAAGCCATCAGCCGGGCCGACGCCGGCGGCGACGTCCGCCCCGGCATCTCCACCGACCTCCGCGCCGGCATCCGCACGGTCTGCATCAGCGTCGGCACCGGGTCGACATCCGACCTCGCGAGTATCGCCCCATACCGGCCTGACCCCGGACCCCCGCAACCGGTTCTACACCGACGACAAGTCCTGGTACGCGTCCCCGTGGTACTCCGGGCGGCACCGGATCATGGTCGAGTACGGCTGCACACCCGCGCCGTACTACGATCCGGATCCCCGCTGCCCGGACCGCCACGGATTCCACCACGGAGTCGACATCGCCATGCCGTGCGGCACACCGATCCTCTCCGGTGTGCGCGGCCGGATCATCCGGCCGAAGAGCCCCGGCGCCCCCGGGCCCGCCTACGGCAGCACCGCATTCCGGATCCGCACCCCGGCCGGCCGTGACGTGCTCGTCGGACATGCTCGGAGGGTCTTCGTCAGACCGGGTGATGTAGTGCGACGTGGAGAGTTGATCGCCCTCGCCGGATCACGGGGTGCGCCGGACGGCTGCCACCTGCACCTCGAAGTCCGTCGTCGCGGTGGTGGAGTCGCCGAGGCTGTGAACCCGATGCGGCTGGCCGCACTGCGGACCTGA
- a CDS encoding 4Fe-4S dicluster domain-containing protein, whose amino-acid sequence MRILAIVLGLAATAAGFGLFIFGIARIVAVVRLGRSVEGRRSDQPGRRWGTMLRETLLHTRMLQWSRNGAAHWFVFVAFIALLFSLATAYGQIFDPAFALPIIGHWVVYEWLSEVIAWLSLFGILFLIVYRQAQRRKGRANRFYGSNAGQAYYIEATVLSVVICVLLLRGLEYQLLGEETTRWHFPLSSFLLPGGTAYDSIATTITVIALIKILISMLMLAIFGLNTTMGVGWHRFTVWFNIWFRRDADGTPTLGELQPIMVDGKPLDFAELDDIDEDTPLGVGKVEDFTWKGLLDFTTCTECGRCQSQCPAWNTEKPLSPKLLITALRDHGYAKAPYLQAAEEARGGLGAAVLEEAERPLVGPIQVSDGHAGVIDPDVLWSCTSCGACVQQCPVDIEHVDHIMDMRRYQVMIESDFPSELNTLFKGLESKGESVEPERPTPDGLGQGPGFRRQGRR is encoded by the coding sequence ATGAGGATTCTGGCGATCGTGCTTGGCCTGGCCGCGACCGCTGCCGGTTTCGGGTTGTTCATCTTCGGCATCGCCCGGATCGTTGCGGTGGTGCGGCTCGGACGATCGGTCGAGGGGCGCCGCAGCGATCAACCAGGCCGTCGCTGGGGCACGATGCTGCGCGAGACCCTGTTGCACACGCGGATGTTGCAGTGGTCCCGCAACGGTGCCGCCCACTGGTTCGTCTTCGTCGCCTTCATCGCCCTACTCTTCAGCCTGGCAACGGCGTACGGCCAGATCTTCGACCCGGCGTTCGCCCTGCCGATCATCGGCCATTGGGTGGTCTACGAATGGCTCAGCGAGGTCATCGCCTGGCTGAGCCTGTTCGGCATCCTGTTCCTGATCGTCTATCGCCAGGCCCAGCGGCGGAAGGGTCGCGCCAACCGCTTCTACGGCTCCAATGCCGGCCAGGCGTACTACATCGAGGCCACCGTGCTCTCGGTTGTGATCTGCGTCCTGCTGTTGCGCGGACTGGAATATCAACTGCTCGGCGAGGAGACCACGCGGTGGCACTTTCCGCTGAGCAGTTTCCTGCTCCCCGGCGGTACGGCGTACGACTCGATCGCCACGACGATCACTGTCATCGCCTTGATCAAGATCCTGATCTCGATGCTGATGCTGGCGATCTTCGGCTTGAACACGACCATGGGCGTCGGCTGGCACCGGTTCACGGTTTGGTTCAACATCTGGTTCCGCCGCGACGCCGACGGCACGCCGACACTCGGCGAACTGCAACCGATCATGGTCGACGGCAAGCCACTGGACTTCGCCGAACTCGACGACATCGACGAGGACACACCACTCGGGGTCGGTAAGGTCGAGGACTTCACCTGGAAGGGGCTGCTGGACTTCACCACCTGCACCGAATGCGGCCGCTGCCAGAGCCAGTGCCCTGCCTGGAACACCGAGAAACCGCTGTCGCCGAAGCTGTTGATCACCGCTCTGCGTGATCACGGATATGCCAAGGCGCCGTATCTGCAGGCAGCGGAGGAGGCCCGCGGCGGCCTCGGTGCCGCAGTGCTGGAGGAGGCCGAGCGCCCGCTGGTCGGACCGATCCAGGTCAGCGACGGTCATGCCGGCGTGATCGATCCCGATGTGTTGTGGTCCTGCACCTCTTGCGGCGCCTGCGTCCAGCAGTGCCCGGTGGACATCGAGCATGTCGATCACATCATGGACATGCGGCGCTACCAGGTGATGATCGAATCGGACTTCCCCAGCGAGCTGAACACTCTCTTCAAGGGCCTGGAGAGCAAGGGGGAATCCGTGGAACCAGAACGCCCGACGCCGGATGGACTGGGCCAAGGACCTGGATTTCGACGTCAGGGTCGTCGGTGA